The genomic window AGGTGAGATCGCGCTTCGTATTATTCGGGCCTGTAAAGAACTCAACATTCAAACCGTTGCCATCTACAGCGAACCTGATGAAGATTCTCTGCATGTCCGGTTTGCCGATGAAGCTGTCTGTGTTGGACCGGGACCCAGTCCGCAAAGTTATTTGAATATACCGCGGCTGATCAGTGCAGCTGAAATCACCAATGCGGACGCTATTCATCCCGGATACGGCTTTTTAGCAGAGAGCGCTTATTTCGCTGAAATTTGTGAATCGTGCAATCTGCATTTTATCGGTCCGTCTCCCCAGATCATCAATCAAATGGGAGACAAGGCATTCGCAAAAGAAGAAATGAAAAAAGCGGGCGTTCCCACAATTCCCGGTTCGGACGGCGTGATCAAGACCTATGAAGAAGCCATTGAGGTGGCCCGGGACATCGGATATCCGGTTATCCTAAAAGCGGTAGCCGGCGGCGGCGGACGCGGTATGCGTGTGGTCAACGAGCCGGATCAGTTGAGAAATGCTTATCAGTCCGCTCGTGTGGAAGCTGAATCTGCGTTCAAAAATCCGGATTTGTACATGGAGCGGTTTTTCCAGGCGCCCCGCCATATCGAAGTCCAGCTTCTGGGTGACAAACATGGTAACGTGGTGTCGCTTGGAGAACGGGATTGTTCGGTGCAGCGCAAGCATCAGAAACTGATCGAAGAGTCGCCCTCTCCAGTGGTGACCCCGGAAATGCGTGAGCAGTTGAATCAGACTGCGGTGAATGGCGCCAAGCGGGTCGGATACAACAGTGTGGGAACCATCGAGTTTCTGATGGACAGCAAGGGTCAATTTTTTTTTATGGAAATGAATACCCGTATACAGGTAGAACACACCGTAACTGAGCAAGTATTTGGTATGGATCTCATAAAAGAACAGATCGCAGTTGCGGCCGGTGAACCTTTGAGAAAAAACCTGGAAAAGTTTAAAATCAGAGGACATGCAATCGAGTGCCGGATCAATGCAGAAGATCCGTCCAACGGCTTTAGGCCCAGTCCCGGCATGATCACAAGCTTTCATACCCCCGGCGGCGTGGGGGTGCGCGTGGATACGCATGCCTATGCTCATTATGTGATACCACCTTTTTACGATTCGCTGATCGCCAAATTAATCACGCACGGCAGGGACCGCAGCGAGGCGATTGAACGCATGATCCGGGCGCTTGAGGAATTTGTGATTGAAGGCGTAAAAACCACAATTCCGATGCATATTGCAATCATGAATAATGAAACATTTCGGTCCGGGAAATTTGATACTAAATTTTTGGAACAGGAAACTATTTTATATTAAAAAAAAGTTATCAAAGGAGGCGTTATGAACGTACCGGAGGAGTTAAAATACTCGGAAGAGCACGAATGGGTGCGCGTAGAAGATAATGTCGCTACAATTGGTATTACCGATTACGCTCAGGGTGAACTGGGTGACCTCGTGTTTGTCGAATTGCCTTCCAAAGGAGACGATGCGGAACAGTCTGAATCTTTGGGAACCATTGAAGCGGTTAAAGCGGTCTCTGATTTGTTTTCTCCCGTTTCGGGTAAAGTGGTTGAAATCAATGAAAGCCTGGCAGATGACCCTGAAGCTGTCAATCGTGATCCGTACGGAGACGGCTGGATGGTCAGGATCGAACTGTCAAATCCGTCGGAACTTGATGATTTGATGGATGCACCTGCTTATCAAGAAAAAATAAGTTGAGAGTTTATTATGCCTTTTATTCCCAATTCTGATCAGGATCGTCACGATATGCTGAAAGCGATCGGTGTCGAAACATTCAGTGATTTGATCCGGATGATTCCGGATGATGCTTTGTTTGAGGGTGAACTGGATTTACCCGAACCGTTGAATGAACTTGAAGTGAGACGCACCCTGGATGCGCTTTCTCGTGAAAATGAGAACTGTGACGATCATATCTGCTTTTTGGGGGGCGGCGCTTATGATCATTATGTTCCTGCGGCGGTTAAACATATCATTCAGCGATCTGAGTTTTATACGGCCTACACTCCTTATCAGCCTGAGGTCAGTCAGGGTACTTTGCAGTCCATTTATGAATATCAAACCATGATCTGCGAATTGACCGGCATGGATGTGGCGAATGCCTCTATGTATGACGGGGGTTCGGCTCTGGCTGAAGCCGCTCTTCTCGCCTGCGCTACGACGCGAAGAAATACGATCCTGGTTTCCGCTACTGTGAATCCGAATTATGTGGAAATCATTAAAACCTATTGTCACGGCCGTGGAATCAATGTGGTGACCTTGCCCCGCGATAATCATGCGGTTTTTTTGCAAACACTTGAGAAACAAATAAATGACCGGACCGCAGCGGTCATTTTTCAGCACCCGAACTATCTTGGATATTTTGAACCCGTTGAAGAGATTGCGCGTCTGACAAAAGAATCCGGAGCCCTGCTCATTTCTTCGAATGATCCCATTTCTCTAACTGTTTTGCGGCCGCCCGCTGATTACGGGGTGGATATTGCCACGGGTGAAGGACAGGCTCTGGGAAATCCGCTCAGTTACGGCGGCCCCTATCTTGGAATTTTTGCCTCTGACAAGAAATTTGTACGCAAAATTCCCGGGCGCATTGTCGGTAAAACTGTGGATAAAAACGGACAGCCGGGTTTTGTGCTTACATTACAGACCCGGGAACAGCATATTCGGCGGGAAAAAGCGACCTCCAATATCTGTACAAATCAGGGGTTAAATGCGTTGGCGGCAACAGTTTATATGGCCTTGATGGGAAAACAGGGTCTGCCGGAAGTTGCAACGCAATGTCTGCAAAAAAGCCACTATCTTGCGGGAGAGATTTCAAAATTGGATGGATTTGGCATTAAATTTGATGCTCCATTTTTCAAAGAGTTTGTGGTCCAGACCTCTCATCCCGTGGACAAGGTCATGCAGGTCTGCCGGGAAAATAAAGTGTTTGCCGGAATACCCCTGAAGAATTATGACGATAATCTGAGTGACTGTTTTTTATGTGCCGTAACGGAAAAACGGACAAAAAAGGAAATGGATGCGTTTATTAATATTCTTCGGGAACTTTTGTGATTTACAAAAGTATTAGATAAAAATCTTGATTATATAAATGTAATTCCATAACTTTTGAAAAAGGAGAGAGCTTATAAAAATTTGCTAAAGGTCTTTTTAAAATTAAAAAACCATGATTGATATACGAGAGTGTTTAAATTGAACCTTTAGGTAAATTTTTATAGGCTCACTTGCGTTACGGTATAACCGAATGACAACAAGTGAGCTCCATGACGGAGTTGTCTTGATGCGTTCGGTTTTTTTTGTTTTAGGAAACAATGAAAATTATTCATAGGAGGAAGATGATGAATACGAGATTTATCCTGCTAATTGCAGTCCTGATCGTTGCGGTATCCGCGGGACAGGTGTTTGCGGTGAGTGATGCCGCCGTTCTCTCATTGATGATTTCTCCCGGCGCACGCGCCGCGGGAATGGGAGAGGCGTTTGTGGCGGTCGCCAATGATGCAACAGCGCCGTTCTGGAACCCCGCCGGATTGGCCAATATTAAGAACAAGGAACTGCATTTTATGCATTCCAAGTGGCTGCCCAATCTGGCCGATGATCTGTTTTATGATTTTGCTTCTTTTGTCTATCCCATGCAGGATATCGGAACGTTTGGCGTCAATGTCACGTTTCTGAATCTGGGTGAACAAATTCATACGGATGAAACCGGCAATCAGCTTGGAACTTTTAACAGTAACGAGTACTCGATTGCCGCGACGTATGGCACCAAATTGTCGCAGGACTGGGCAGTCGGCCTGGGGCTGCGTTATATTCGCTCAAATCTTTCCAGTGTCAGCGTCGGTGCTGAACAGGGCGACGGAATCGGTAATGCCTTTGCGTTTGATCTGGCGACCATGTACACCCTGCCGTTTCATCGCAAACTGACATTGGGTATGAATTTGTCGAATATGGGCCCTAAAATTACCTATGTTGACGCCGCACAGGCCGATCCGCTTCCCACAAATCTCAAACTTGGTTTTGCTTACAATGTTGTTGAAAGCGAATACAACAAGCTGACCGTGGTGGGTGATCTGAATAAAATGATGGTGACCCGAGACAACGATGGATCCGCGGACCCGTTTTACCAGGCATTGTTCACATCACCCTGGATGGTTGAAGAGACCACGACCACAGAAAATGATGACGGAGAAGAGGTTACGAGCACTGAAAAAATGTTCAACGGAACTGTGAGTGGCGGACTCGAATACTGGTACAGCGGTATTTTTGCTCTGCGCGCCGGTTATTACTGGGATCAACCCGGTGAAGTCGAGTTTTTCTCCTTTGGCGGCGGTGTTCAGTATCATCTGTATCGGTTTGATTTTGCCTACGTGGCGGCGGACGAAGGACATCCGTTGGCCAACACCATGCGCTTTTCATTGACCATCGGTGTATAGAGGTAGATTCACAGCGGGGCTGCGTTTCCGCAGCCCTTTTCTTTTGAGAATTGTTACAAGAGAGTACGGTATGGTTATATCCAGAATACAACGACTGGTTTTTTTTCTACTGATTCCGGTATGGCTTTTTGCAGCAGAGTCTTATCCATTCAAAAAAAATGCCCACCGCCTTACCCAAACGGATCCCCTTGGGACCATTCAAAGATTTCTTCAGCAGGATCAATCGTCGCAGCATCGGGATACTTTGAAAATTATGGCGCTGCGCGCCGAGTTTGTTGAGGATAATCTGGCAACAACCACGGGAAACGGTAAATTCGATCTGTCCGATACCTCCGGTTACCAGATAGACCGGCCTCCGCACAACCGGACGTATTTTTTGCACCAATTAATGGCGCTAAAGAATTATTTTAAAACCGTGTCCAACGGTAATCTGATTTTGGAATATAAGGTCTGGCCGTCCGGTGAAACGGACGCCTATCCGCTTCCGGAGAATATGGTTTACTATAGCGGCGAGGAAGATACCACCAAACAGAAGATTCGCTGGTGTGAACTGGTGCGCGATGCCGTTGCGGAAGCCGAGCGGCAGGATGCCCCCGATTTTTCCGCTTATGATGTGTTTCTCATATTCCATGCCGGAGTCGGAGCGGATATTCCGTTTGATTTCGATACCGACACCGTACGACATTCAATCCGCGTTTGTCGATTTTGAAACATTCCGGAAAGACGTTCCGGTGACAATGCACCCGGTTATCAGGGGGTGCCTGCAGGAGATACGTTTGTCAAAGAAGCGATTATTCTGCCGGAAACCCAGAATCAGGAAGACCAGAATCTGGGGCTTCTCGGAACCATGACCCTGTTGATGGGCAGCCAGATCGGTATGCCCAGTCTGTTCAATACCGAAACCGGCCGCGCCGGCGTCGGAAGGTGGGGGCTGATGGATCAGGGGTCGTTCAATTATAACGGTCTGATCCCGGCTCATCCCTGCGCCTGGACCAAACTGTATATGGGGTGGGAAGAGCCCGTCGTGGCCAACGCTATCGACGAAATCGAGATCGGTTCATTTTCCACACAGGCCGATCACCTGATAAAGATACCCATATCCTCCAGAGAATATTTTCTTCTGGAAAATCGTCAGCGCGATCCCAATAACGACCGTCTGAGTTTCGGGCGCGATGAACAGGGACGCCGCGCCCAGTTTGATTCCACGTTCTCAATTGCTGTAGAATCCGGACTGGGTGTGATTACACGTGTTGATGAATACGATTTTGCGCTTCCGGGGTCGGGGATTCTGATCTGGCACATCGATGAACGTGTCATCGAAGAGAATCTTGCCTCCAATACGATCAATAATGATATCGATCACCGCGGCGTGGATCTCGTAGAGTGTGACGGTCCCCAGGATATCGGTCAGCGGTACGGGATGTTCACACCGGGTTACGGAACCGAATCCGGTGATTATTGGGACCCCTATTGGGATGACAATATCTCGCATAAATATGTAAATGGTGAAAAACCCGTCGAGTTTTCATCGACCAGTATCCCGAGCAGCAATGCTTATGGACAGGCCAGAACGTTTATCCGCATCTCTGAATTCAGTTCCCGGGATACCCTGATGACCTGCCGGATTTCCAATGATCTGCATGTGCCCGGATTTCCGCAGTACGCCGATTCGCCGTTTGGGCCGGGCGCGCTTCGATGGCTGAATGATCGTGCCGAATCCGGAAACGGCGTCATTTCCGCTGTGTCCCGCGACGGCAAGATTTACGCCTGGAACCGTGACGGCAAACTGATTGACAATGACGAATCTGCAACGTTCACCGATTATACCGGCCGTTCCCGTACGCTTCCCGTGGCCCTGGCCGCTGATCTCCAGGATTCGCTAAATGTTGCGCCTCTGTCTTTTGATTATGACGCTGACGGATTTGAGGACCTGGTCCTCCTGTCCCGTTCCGGTCATGTGACCGTGTGGTCTTTGAACGACCGGGATGACGACGGAATAGCGGATACACTTGCTGCTGTAAAATTGGATCATGTTCCAACGTCCGCTGTAATCTCGGGGGATAAACTCCTGGTTGGCACTCTTTCCGGTGCAGTGTACTGGATCAACCTGTCTTTTAATTTAACGGTTGAACACATAATCAATGTATGCAGCGAACCGATTTCTCACTGTCATGTGGTGACCGCTGAAAATACGGCTGTTTTTACATCCACAGCCGGACAGATATATGCCTATCAAATGAATTCGAGTCCGCCCGAACCGGCATGGCAGTCTCCCCTGGCCGGAAACGGCGATGCGTTTTACAGTGTCTCTGTGCGTGAAAAGAACGGACAGTTGTCATTGCCGTTGGCGGTTCTCTCCAATGACGGTGCATTAACCCTCATCGACAGCCAGGGCAATGTTTACAAAAAAACCGAGCCGAATATTGCATTTACCAACAACAGTCCGCCTGCATTGAGTGATCTGGATGCCGACTCGATTCCGGAAATCATTTTTGCGGACGCCCGGCATCTGGGCGCTTATGACTGGACCACAGGGGTGCCGGTGATGAATTTCCCCAAAACCTTTTCTCAGGAAAATCCCGGCGGTTATGCTCCGTCTCCGGTGTGCCTGAAAAACGGCTTGATTGTACTGGCTACCTCGAACGGACTTTTACGCGTGTTTGATTCAAAAGGGGAACAACGGAAGATTCAGCCGCTGCAAGGTCCTCTGACTGCCGGCGGTCCTTTGCGCACGGAACCGGTGCTTGCCGGAAATGTGTTTGATGAGACTGTATTGTTCGCACTCTCTGAGGATGGATTTTTAAACGCCTACGGACTGTCTGATATGCCGGCGACCTGGGCTCAGTACGGCGGAAATGCAAAAAATCAGTTTTCCATGTATTTTGAGACATCCGCAAACCCGGCCCCGGAAGACAAAAATATTTTAAGTAAAGCCTTTTGCTATCCGAATCCGGCGCGAGGTTCGGAAACCTTTATCCGCTTTCGGCTGCAGAAGCGGGCGGAACAGGTCAGTCTGAGAATTTATGATATTGCCGGCGATCTGTTAACGGAAATCCAGCAGGTCGAAGCCGCAGCCGGTGATAATGAAATACGCTGGGAGCTGGATCAGGTGCAAAGTGGCGCTTATATTGCCAGACTGCAGGTAGACAGTTCGACCGAAACCCGAGTAAAGTTTATTAAAATTGCTGTGATCAAATGAGAGATATACGGAATTTATTAATAACGTTCTTTGGATGTATTTCGCTGCTTGCCGCTCAGACCGATTATCATCACCCGGAACTGGACTGGTATACGCTCGAAACAGAACATTTTCAGATTCACTATCACCAGGGGGCTGAGCGCACAGCCCGGGTCGTGGCTAAAATCGCTCAGGATATTTACGATCCCGTTACAGATTTGTACGATTGGGAACCCGACGGACCGGTGCATTTTATCATCAAAGACCATGATGATATCTCCAATGGTGCGGCGTATTATTATGACAATAAAGTCGAGATATGGGCGCCGCAAATGACATTCATCCTGCGGGGGACGCATAATTGGCTGCGCAATGTGGTCACCCATGAATTCAGCCATATGATCTCACTCGGCGCCGCGCGTAAAATGTCCAGGCATGTTCCTGCTTTTTATTTTCAATGGATCAATTATGAAAAAGAAAAGCGTCCGGATGTGCTGTACGGCTATCCCAATGAAATAGCTTCATATGCCGTGGCAAACACGATCATCCCGATGTGGCTGGCCGAGGGCATGGCGCAGTACATGGCTCCGGATCTGGATTACGACCGCTGGGACACCCACCGCGATATGCTGATTCGAACAGCGGTTCTGGACAGCAGTCTGCACTCTTTCACTGAAATGGGTGTGTTTGGCAAAAACAGTATCGGCAATGAACGCACCTATAATGCCGGATACGCGCTCACCCGCTATATCGCTCATCATTTTGGTCCGGAATCCATGCAACAGCTCACGGATCATTTGAATGATCCGCTGACTTTTTCAGTGAACGCGCCGATCAATAAAGTGACGGGTCTGGATGCTGACGAATTGTATAAACAATGGCATCAGCATCTCATCCGATATTATCAACATGCGACGGATTCCCTGCGAAATCATACAGTGGCCGGCGAAAAACTGGTAAACAAGGGGATTGGAAACATTGCACCCGTCTGGTCTCCGGACGGCCGTCAAATTGCCTATTGCGGTTCTCCGGGCTCGGATTATCTGACCCTGACGAGCCTGAAGGTTATGTCTTTGCAGGATAATAAAACGCATGTTTTGAAATCCGCTGTTAACAGTAAATTGTCCTGGTCGCCGGACAGCTCGCGCCTGCTTTACGCCCGCAAAGAGGCCAATAAACATCATTCTCATTATAATGATCTGTATGTGTATAATCTCGAGACAAAAAAAGAAATCCAGCTGACCCGGGATCTGCGGGTGATGGATCCGGTCTGGATGCCGGATGGAAAAAGAATGCTTGCCGTACAGCAGGCAGACGGAACGGATAATCTGGTATTGATTGGTGAATCCGGTAAAATCGAAAAAAGACTGACAAACTACCGCTTTGGCCAGGGTGTATACGGTCCCTCTGTGTCTGCTGACGGACGTTATGTTGTGTTTTCCCGTTCCCGCAGCCACGGCCGCAATCTGTTGTTATACGATTTCGATACAGAAATTCTGGATACGCTTATTTCCGAGGGGGATGCCCGCGATCCGTTTTACACCGATGACGGACGCATATTTTTTTCCTGGGATCGCTCCGGGATCGCCGATATTTACAGCATCAAACCGGATCAGGACGATCTGAACTTGAAACAATGGACCCGGGTTCTCGGCGGCGCGTTTATGCCCGCGTACCATGATTCGGCCGGGCTGGCGTTTTCACTGTTTGATTCAAAAGGCTACAAGATATCGGTCATCCGTCATCCGGAGCCGCTGAACAACCAGAACGCCTATCAACCCGATCCTGAAATCGCTCCGGAATTATGGCTTGATATCGACAGCTCCCGTCTTGCGGACGTCAGACATTATGACGATACTCAGCTCCCGGATATGGAAGCGCAAAAATACGGCATCACCTATGGCGATTTGATGTTTATGCCCCGTGTTATGATTGATTCCAATCAGGTTAAACTGGGTACATATTTTTACGCCAACGAGATACTGGATCGATTGAATGTGTTCGGCGGCGTCGGTATGAATGCGCGCAAAGACCTGGATGCGTTTTTGATGTTTGAATGGAAAAAATGGCGCCCCACTTTGTTTACAGAGTTTTATGCGGTCACCCGAAATGTCGAACGTACTATTGCCGTTATCGAGGATTATCCCAAAAAAGTGCCGGTTGATATCTCGTTCCGTCTGCTGGAAGGGGATATCGGCGCCCGCTATCAAATTACCGATCATCAGACTTTGCAGGCCGCCTATGTACACAGCCAGTATATGAGTCATATTCATAGTTTCTTTTTTGAACCGCAGGGTATCCAGTTTGAATCACCGGCCAATACTTATTTTTATGGCAATCATTTGCGGCTGAACTGGGATATTGATCAAAAACCCCCGTCGGTTACTTCGTCCATCAGTCCGTCCGCCGGACGCCAAATCAATGTCGAGTATTCTTTTGAATGGAATCGGTTCTTTGAGGATTTTTCAACCGAAGACGAAGGTGTTCTGCCCAAACGTATTTATACAAACTATAACTATAACAAGATACAAGTGGCATGGCACGAGTACCTGGGTATTCCGTTTTTGCGCGACCATAGTTTGAACGCTTCATTCAAAGCCGGTTATATCGATCGGCCGGTGGATAGTTTTTTTAATTTTTATGCTGGCGGTTTGCCGGGTTTGCGCGGTTATCCGTTTTACAGCATTGAAGGCCGGAAAATGTTCATCGCCCGTTTCAATTACCGTCTGCCATTGTTTACACGCTGGCAAAAACAGTTTTTTCATCTGACCACCAATCATGCCTATCTTACGGCGTTCATGGATGTGGGTGATGCCTTTGACCGCGATGCATTCGATGTGTCTGAATTGAAAAAAGATGTCGGACTCGGCCTGAGACTGTCACTGTTTTCGTTTTACGGATTCCCGACGGCCCTGTCTGTAGAAGCCGCTTATGGCCTGGATACTGTTTATAACCAGGATCTGGCCTATGGCAATGAATGGCGTTATTATGTCACACTATTGTTTGATTTTATGAATTAAAATCAAAGCTTGGAGGAAATACGGTGAGGATTTTCAGCTTTTTGATTCTAATTTGTTTAACAGCCGGCTCATTGTCTGCGTCAGGCTTGGAAAATTATATGCGCGAAACCACCATGCCGCCGGTTCAGCTGTCACAGACCGATGCGTCTGAACATGCAGGCCTGAAAAATGTCAAGGCCGCTCTGTTCATGTCGGCAGCCCTGCCCGGCGCCGGTCAGGCCTATGCGGGAAACTGGCTGAAAGCTGCTCTTTTTGCGGCTGTGGAAGCGACGGGCTGGACCCTGTATGCGGTTTACAATGAAAAGGGTAAAGATATCCGCTCCGAATTCCACAGCTATGCGCATACCCATTGGAGCGAATCCTCGTACTGGAAATGGGTGGCGCATCAGGCCGGACTGGAATACAACGCTGATGATTTGACGGATTTGCGCGAGTGGGAGCATGAACATTTCAGTCACGGACTGCATGAACAGAAAGATCAACAGTACTATGAGATGATCGGAAAATACCATCAGTTCAATTACGGTTGGGATGATTTCAGAAACGAATATTCGATAACGATGACCCACCAGGAATTGAACAATATCGAAACCGAAAACCGTCACACCTATGAATCAAAACGCAATGATGCGAACCAGGCGTTCCGCACC from candidate division KSB1 bacterium includes these protein-coding regions:
- the accC gene encoding acetyl-CoA carboxylase biotin carboxylase subunit; translated protein: MFKKIIIANRGEIALRIIRACKELNIQTVAIYSEPDEDSLHVRFADEAVCVGPGPSPQSYLNIPRLISAAEITNADAIHPGYGFLAESAYFAEICESCNLHFIGPSPQIINQMGDKAFAKEEMKKAGVPTIPGSDGVIKTYEEAIEVARDIGYPVILKAVAGGGGRGMRVVNEPDQLRNAYQSARVEAESAFKNPDLYMERFFQAPRHIEVQLLGDKHGNVVSLGERDCSVQRKHQKLIEESPSPVVTPEMREQLNQTAVNGAKRVGYNSVGTIEFLMDSKGQFFFMEMNTRIQVEHTVTEQVFGMDLIKEQIAVAAGEPLRKNLEKFKIRGHAIECRINAEDPSNGFRPSPGMITSFHTPGGVGVRVDTHAYAHYVIPPFYDSLIAKLITHGRDRSEAIERMIRALEEFVIEGVKTTIPMHIAIMNNETFRSGKFDTKFLEQETILY
- the gcvH gene encoding glycine cleavage system protein GcvH, whose product is MNVPEELKYSEEHEWVRVEDNVATIGITDYAQGELGDLVFVELPSKGDDAEQSESLGTIEAVKAVSDLFSPVSGKVVEINESLADDPEAVNRDPYGDGWMVRIELSNPSELDDLMDAPAYQEKIS
- the gcvPA gene encoding aminomethyl-transferring glycine dehydrogenase subunit GcvPA translates to MPFIPNSDQDRHDMLKAIGVETFSDLIRMIPDDALFEGELDLPEPLNELEVRRTLDALSRENENCDDHICFLGGGAYDHYVPAAVKHIIQRSEFYTAYTPYQPEVSQGTLQSIYEYQTMICELTGMDVANASMYDGGSALAEAALLACATTRRNTILVSATVNPNYVEIIKTYCHGRGINVVTLPRDNHAVFLQTLEKQINDRTAAVIFQHPNYLGYFEPVEEIARLTKESGALLISSNDPISLTVLRPPADYGVDIATGEGQALGNPLSYGGPYLGIFASDKKFVRKIPGRIVGKTVDKNGQPGFVLTLQTREQHIRREKATSNICTNQGLNALAATVYMALMGKQGLPEVATQCLQKSHYLAGEISKLDGFGIKFDAPFFKEFVVQTSHPVDKVMQVCRENKVFAGIPLKNYDDNLSDCFLCAVTEKRTKKEMDAFINILRELL
- a CDS encoding PorV/PorQ family protein, with translation MMNTRFILLIAVLIVAVSAGQVFAVSDAAVLSLMISPGARAAGMGEAFVAVANDATAPFWNPAGLANIKNKELHFMHSKWLPNLADDLFYDFASFVYPMQDIGTFGVNVTFLNLGEQIHTDETGNQLGTFNSNEYSIAATYGTKLSQDWAVGLGLRYIRSNLSSVSVGAEQGDGIGNAFAFDLATMYTLPFHRKLTLGMNLSNMGPKITYVDAAQADPLPTNLKLGFAYNVVESEYNKLTVVGDLNKMMVTRDNDGSADPFYQALFTSPWMVEETTTTENDDGEEVTSTEKMFNGTVSGGLEYWYSGIFALRAGYYWDQPGEVEFFSFGGGVQYHLYRFDFAYVAADEGHPLANTMRFSLTIGV
- a CDS encoding T9SS type A sorting domain-containing protein; the encoded protein is MPAGDTFVKEAIILPETQNQEDQNLGLLGTMTLLMGSQIGMPSLFNTETGRAGVGRWGLMDQGSFNYNGLIPAHPCAWTKLYMGWEEPVVANAIDEIEIGSFSTQADHLIKIPISSREYFLLENRQRDPNNDRLSFGRDEQGRRAQFDSTFSIAVESGLGVITRVDEYDFALPGSGILIWHIDERVIEENLASNTINNDIDHRGVDLVECDGPQDIGQRYGMFTPGYGTESGDYWDPYWDDNISHKYVNGEKPVEFSSTSIPSSNAYGQARTFIRISEFSSRDTLMTCRISNDLHVPGFPQYADSPFGPGALRWLNDRAESGNGVISAVSRDGKIYAWNRDGKLIDNDESATFTDYTGRSRTLPVALAADLQDSLNVAPLSFDYDADGFEDLVLLSRSGHVTVWSLNDRDDDGIADTLAAVKLDHVPTSAVISGDKLLVGTLSGAVYWINLSFNLTVEHIINVCSEPISHCHVVTAENTAVFTSTAGQIYAYQMNSSPPEPAWQSPLAGNGDAFYSVSVREKNGQLSLPLAVLSNDGALTLIDSQGNVYKKTEPNIAFTNNSPPALSDLDADSIPEIIFADARHLGAYDWTTGVPVMNFPKTFSQENPGGYAPSPVCLKNGLIVLATSNGLLRVFDSKGEQRKIQPLQGPLTAGGPLRTEPVLAGNVFDETVLFALSEDGFLNAYGLSDMPATWAQYGGNAKNQFSMYFETSANPAPEDKNILSKAFCYPNPARGSETFIRFRLQKRAEQVSLRIYDIAGDLLTEIQQVEAAAGDNEIRWELDQVQSGAYIARLQVDSSTETRVKFIKIAVIK
- a CDS encoding DUF5683 domain-containing protein gives rise to the protein MRETTMPPVQLSQTDASEHAGLKNVKAALFMSAALPGAGQAYAGNWLKAALFAAVEATGWTLYAVYNEKGKDIRSEFHSYAHTHWSESSYWKWVAHQAGLEYNADDLTDLREWEHEHFSHGLHEQKDQQYYEMIGKYHQFNYGWDDFRNEYSITMTHQELNNIETENRHTYESKRNDANQAFRTATSSVTVVMLNHILSAADAAWTAYSFNNRSATLSLKAEPLYFDQDLQTVLSLRVNW